A single window of Rana temporaria chromosome 1, aRanTem1.1, whole genome shotgun sequence DNA harbors:
- the LOC120924710 gene encoding involucrin-like, giving the protein MASADRRKGLESSRETYGRKNGGAKEVQRHMEETMAVQRHMEETTADQKHMEEKTAETRHMEKTTAMQRQMEKTMGVQRHMEKTTAMQRHMEKTMAVQRHMEETMADQRHMEETTAVTRNMEKTEAMQRNMEKTMEVQRHMEETMADQRHMEETTAVMRNMEKTAVMQRHMEKTMGVQKHMEETLDVQKHMEKTMAVQRHMEETLEEQRHMEETMALQRQMEKTMAMHRQMEETMAVQPHMEETMAVQRHMEETMAVQRHMKETMAMQRPMEEAMVVQRQMEKTMAVQRHMEDTLAAQRHTEETMAVQRPMEETMVAQRHKEETMAVQRHMDKTLAAQRHLEETMVVQRPMDETMAEQRHLDETMAVQRHMEETMAVQRHMEERMAVQRHMEERKAVQRNMEERKEVQRHMKETKGVQGHMEETIAVQRHMENTLPVQRHMEETMAVQRQMKGTLPVQRHM; this is encoded by the coding sequence ATGGCATCTGCGGATCGGAGGAAGGGGCTGGAATCTTCGAGAGAGACATATGGAAGAAAAAATGGCGGTGCAAAGGAGGTGCAGAGACATATGGAAGAAACAATGGCGGTGCAGCGACATATGGAAGAAACAACAGCAGATCAGAAACATATGGAAGAAAAAACAGCGGAAACGAGACATATGGAAAAAACAACGGCAATGCAGAGacaaatggaaaaaacaatggGGGTGCAGAGACATATGGAAAAAACAACGGCAATGCAGAGACATATGGAAAAAACAATGGCGGTGCAGAGACATATGGAAGAAACAATGGCAGATCAGAGACATATGGAAGAAACAACAGCGGTAACGAGAAATATGGAAAAAACAGAGGCAATGCAAAGAAACATGGAAAAAACAATGGAGGTGCAGAGACATATGGAAGAAACGATGGCGGATCAGAGACATATGGAAGAAACAACAGCGGTAATGAGAAATATGGAAAAAACAGCGGTAATGCAGAGACATATGGAAAAAACAATGGGGGTGCAGAAGCATATGGAAGAAACATTGGATGTGCAGAAACATATGGAAAAAACAATGGCGGTGCAGAGACATATGGAAGAAACATTGGAGGAGCAGAGACATATGGAAGAAACAATGGCGTTGCAGAGACAGATGGAAAAAACAATGGCGATGCATAGACAGATGGAAGAAACAATGGCGGTGCAGCCGCATATGGAAGAAACAATGGCGGTGCAGAGACATATGGAAGAAACAATGGCAGTTCAGAGACATATGAAAGAAACAATGGCAATGCAGAGACCTATGGAAGAAGCAATGGTGGTGCAGAGacaaatggaaaaaacaatggCGGTGCAGAGACATATGGAAGATACACTGGCGGCGCAGAGACATACGGAAGAAACAATGGCGGTGCAGAGACCTATGGAAGAAACAATGGTGGCGCAGAGACATAAGGAAGAAACAATGGCAGTGCAGAGACATATGGATAAAACACTGGCGGCGCAGAGACATTTGGAAGAAACAATGGTGGTGCAGAGACCTATGGATGAAACAATGGCGGAGCAGAGACATTTGGATGAAACAATGGCGGTGCAGAGACATATGGAAGAAACAATGGCTGTGCAGAGACATATGGAAGAAAGAATGGCGGTGCAGAGACATATGGAAGAAAGAAAGGCGGTGCAAAGAAATatggaagaaagaaaggaggTGCAGAGGCATATGAAAGAAACAAAGGGGGTGCAGGGACATATGGAAGAAACAATAGCGGTGCAGAGACATATGGAAAACACACTGCCAGTACAGAGGCATATGGAAGAAACGATGGCGGTGCAGAGGCAAATGAAAGGAACACTGCCGGTGCAGAGACATATGTAA